From Brevibacillus marinus, a single genomic window includes:
- a CDS encoding RluA family pseudouridine synthase — translation MIALYKEGEWLTGSVPEEVPAMPLGQLLREHWQLPRKLVHLLFQDKGVLVDGEPVNQQRMVRAGERLSLRVLPEPLGLAPLAGKLDLLYEDDHLLIVNKPAGCLLHPTQPGDTATLDHLVAGYFQQQGIAAKVRHIHRLDRDTSGAVLYAKHALAAALLDEQLRRRQISRRYLAFVLGQPKRQHGTIAVPIGRDRHHAVRRIVSRTGEPAVTHYRVQALFPAAALLACQLETGKTHQIRVHCRHIGHPLLGDVLYGGRSELINRVALHAASLSFFHPFGGRLVRVEADWPDDLVRLQARLRSET, via the coding sequence ATGATAGCACTGTACAAAGAAGGAGAGTGGTTGACCGGCAGCGTGCCGGAAGAGGTGCCGGCCATGCCGCTCGGCCAGCTCTTGCGGGAACACTGGCAGCTGCCGCGGAAGCTGGTGCATCTGCTGTTTCAGGATAAAGGGGTGCTCGTGGACGGGGAACCGGTGAACCAGCAGCGGATGGTTCGCGCGGGAGAGCGGCTCAGCCTGCGCGTCCTGCCGGAACCGCTCGGGCTTGCGCCGCTGGCGGGAAAACTCGACCTGCTCTACGAAGACGACCATCTGCTGATCGTCAACAAACCGGCCGGCTGCCTGCTTCACCCCACGCAGCCGGGGGACACGGCGACCCTTGACCACCTGGTGGCCGGGTACTTCCAGCAGCAAGGCATCGCCGCCAAAGTCCGCCATATTCATCGCCTGGACCGCGATACGTCGGGCGCTGTCCTGTACGCCAAACACGCGCTGGCGGCCGCGCTTCTCGATGAACAGCTGCGCCGGCGGCAAATCAGCCGCCGCTATCTGGCCTTCGTGCTCGGCCAGCCCAAGCGGCAGCACGGCACCATTGCGGTGCCGATCGGCCGGGATCGCCATCATGCGGTGCGCCGGATCGTCAGCCGGACGGGAGAGCCGGCGGTCACGCACTATCGCGTGCAAGCCCTTTTTCCCGCAGCGGCTCTCTTGGCGTGTCAGCTGGAAACGGGGAAGACGCACCAGATTCGCGTCCACTGCCGGCACATCGGCCACCCCCTGCTCGGCGATGTGCTGTACGGCGGGCGCAGCGAGCTGATCAATCGCGTTGCGCTGCATGCCGCTTCGCTTAGCTTTTTCCATCCCTTTGGCGGACGCCTGGTGAGGGTTGAAGCGGACTGGCCGGATGATCTGGTCAGGCTGCAAGCGCGGCTGCGCAGCGAAACGTGA
- a CDS encoding IclR family transcriptional regulator: protein MEKENIVKSVDRALQVIDIVSTRKEGYGVTELARQVDLNKSSVYRILSTLAAHGYMEQDQETGRYKLGYKVLELSARLLDSIDLRAEARPFLKELEAMTNEVVHLVVYDQGEVVYIEKLEGNETLRMHSQVGKRAPMHCTSVGKVILAHLPPEEMERIIAKKGLPRHTEHTITDLATFRRHLDEIRKWGYALDQEENESGITCIAAPIFGYNGKVAAAVSVSGPTIRMTEQRLHELKDKIMEVGRNISRRLGYRE from the coding sequence ATGGAAAAAGAAAACATCGTAAAGTCGGTTGATCGGGCGCTGCAGGTGATCGATATCGTCAGTACCCGCAAAGAGGGGTACGGCGTGACCGAGCTGGCCCGTCAAGTCGATTTGAACAAAAGCTCCGTCTATCGCATCCTGTCGACCCTGGCGGCACACGGCTATATGGAGCAGGATCAAGAGACGGGCCGTTACAAACTGGGCTATAAAGTGCTGGAGTTAAGTGCGAGGCTGCTCGATTCCATAGATTTGCGGGCGGAAGCGCGCCCTTTCCTCAAAGAACTGGAAGCGATGACCAACGAAGTGGTTCACCTGGTCGTCTACGATCAAGGGGAGGTCGTCTACATTGAAAAGCTGGAGGGCAACGAAACGCTGCGCATGCATTCCCAGGTGGGCAAGCGGGCGCCGATGCACTGCACCAGTGTGGGAAAAGTGATACTCGCCCATCTGCCGCCTGAGGAGATGGAGCGGATCATCGCGAAAAAAGGGCTCCCCCGACACACGGAGCATACCATTACCGACCTTGCGACTTTTCGCCGCCATCTGGACGAGATCCGGAAATGGGGATACGCGCTGGACCAGGAGGAAAACGAATCGGGGATCACCTGTATCGCCGCCCCCATTTTTGGCTACAACGGCAAGGTGGCAGCGGCGGTCAGCGTATCCGGCCCCACCATCCGCATGACCGAACAGCGCTTACACGAACTGAAAGACAAGATCATGGAAGTGGGGCGGAACATCTCCCGCCGTCTGGGGTACCGGGAGTGA
- the aceB gene encoding malate synthase A — MSTKDVAYPAGVQVTGAVPDSFAEILTPEALSFVAKLSRAFAARREELLERRAARQKEIDAGVLPDFLPETAHIRNSEWTVAPIPADLQDRRVEITGPAGDRKMVINALNSGAKVFMADFEDANSPTWENTIQGQINMRDAINRTIHYVSPEGKEYKLKDQVATLIVRPRGWHLEEKHVLIDGKPVSGSIFDFALYFFHNARTLLAMGSGPYFYLPKLESHLEARLWNDIFVMAQNELGIPQGTIKATVLIETILATFEIEEILYELREHIAGMNCGRWDYIFSYIKKLRNQPDVILPDRAQVTMTVPFMRAYTLYTIKICHKRNAHAIGGMAAQIPVKNDPAANEEAMNKVRADKEREARDGHDGTWVAHPALVPVAMAVFDELMPTPNQVARKRDDVQVTAADLLAVPQGTITEAGLRNNISVGIQYIEAWLNGSGAVPIFNLMEDAATAEISRAQVWQWLHHPKGILEDGRKVTQELVQQLVEEELAKIRQTVGEERYQQGKYQLATELFTSLSFADDFSEFLTLPGYKFLD, encoded by the coding sequence ATGAGCACAAAGGACGTAGCCTACCCTGCCGGCGTACAGGTAACCGGCGCTGTCCCCGATTCCTTTGCGGAAATTCTCACCCCGGAAGCGCTCAGCTTCGTGGCCAAGCTGTCCCGCGCGTTTGCGGCACGCCGCGAAGAACTGCTGGAGCGCCGCGCAGCCCGGCAAAAAGAGATCGATGCCGGCGTACTGCCCGATTTTCTGCCGGAAACGGCGCACATCCGGAACAGCGAGTGGACGGTTGCGCCCATCCCGGCCGACCTGCAGGATCGGCGGGTCGAAATCACGGGTCCGGCGGGAGACCGCAAGATGGTGATCAACGCGCTGAACTCCGGCGCCAAAGTGTTCATGGCGGATTTTGAGGATGCCAACTCCCCGACCTGGGAAAACACGATCCAGGGACAGATCAATATGCGGGATGCCATCAATCGCACGATTCACTACGTCAGCCCGGAAGGCAAAGAATACAAGCTGAAAGACCAAGTGGCGACCTTGATCGTGCGGCCGCGCGGCTGGCACCTCGAGGAAAAACACGTGCTGATCGATGGCAAACCGGTCTCGGGCAGCATTTTTGACTTCGCCCTGTACTTCTTCCACAACGCCCGCACGCTGCTTGCCATGGGCAGCGGCCCGTACTTTTATCTGCCGAAGCTGGAAAGCCACCTGGAGGCGCGCCTGTGGAACGACATCTTCGTGATGGCCCAGAACGAATTGGGCATTCCGCAGGGTACGATCAAAGCGACGGTGCTGATCGAAACCATTCTCGCAACATTTGAAATCGAGGAAATTTTGTACGAACTGCGCGAGCACATCGCGGGCATGAACTGCGGCCGCTGGGACTACATCTTCAGCTACATCAAAAAACTGCGCAACCAGCCGGACGTCATCCTCCCGGACCGCGCGCAGGTAACGATGACCGTTCCCTTTATGCGAGCCTACACGCTGTATACGATCAAGATCTGCCACAAGCGGAATGCCCATGCGATCGGCGGAATGGCGGCGCAAATCCCGGTGAAAAACGACCCGGCAGCCAACGAAGAAGCGATGAACAAAGTGCGAGCCGACAAAGAACGGGAAGCGCGCGACGGCCATGACGGCACATGGGTGGCGCATCCCGCGCTCGTCCCGGTGGCGATGGCTGTATTTGACGAACTGATGCCGACTCCCAATCAGGTGGCGCGCAAACGCGATGACGTCCAGGTGACCGCCGCCGACCTGCTGGCCGTTCCGCAAGGCACGATCACCGAAGCCGGGCTGCGCAACAACATCAGCGTCGGCATCCAGTACATCGAAGCCTGGTTGAACGGCTCGGGAGCCGTCCCGATCTTCAACCTGATGGAAGACGCGGCGACAGCGGAAATCTCCCGCGCCCAAGTGTGGCAGTGGCTGCATCATCCGAAGGGAATCCTCGAGGATGGCCGCAAGGTGACGCAGGAGTTGGTCCAACAGCTGGTGGAAGAAGAGTTGGCCAAGATCAGGCAGACGGTAGGCGAGGAACGGTATCAGCAGGGCAAGTACCAATTGGCAACGGAGCTGTTTACCTCGCTCTCCTTTGCCGACGATTTCAGCGAGTTCCTCACCCTGCCCGGGTACAAGTTTCTCGATTGA
- a CDS encoding 2-hydroxyglutaryl-CoA dehydratase: protein MTTTTRKAFVEGQAADKQSYEEELARFQAAQERALGLEAETRAQWFDPVPRQFFAKDKETTTILFGGLTMAHDYLIEGALAGLGYKVQHLDCPDTEALRYGKEFGNRGQCNPTYFTVGNLLKYLHYLRDVEGKSKEEIVRNYLFITSGSCGPCRFGTYVTEYRKALRDAGFDGFRVLLFQQQSGLKQATGDDSALKLDISFFLSFLKAVLLGDILNALAYRIRPYEVAAGATDAALERCKQMLYETLKRRKPLFPTLLACRRELSRIQVDRTQVKPKVSILGEFWAMTTEGDGNYHLQRFLEQEGAEVDVQSLTAWILYLIWEGRYDTQKRLKLRGEDGGRYGLQGKNPVLRLRMLWLADRVLRVMFQTYAHALGLKDYHLPNMEEIARVAHAHYNNHLRGGEGHMEVGKLILNVVKRKANMTISVKPFGCMPSSGVSDGVQSLITEKYPDAIFLPIETTGDGAINVYSRVQMALFKAKQAAQKEFAEALAAKRLTAEQLKRYAHTGALSHPLRTSRHIAACTAANSVSSIKRFFPSFSLRRDKARTQEV from the coding sequence ATGACGACAACAACAAGGAAAGCATTCGTGGAAGGGCAGGCCGCCGACAAGCAGTCCTACGAGGAAGAATTGGCCCGTTTTCAGGCGGCCCAGGAGCGGGCCTTGGGACTGGAGGCGGAAACAAGGGCGCAGTGGTTTGATCCCGTTCCCCGCCAGTTTTTCGCCAAGGACAAGGAAACGACGACGATTCTCTTCGGCGGCTTGACGATGGCCCACGATTACCTGATCGAAGGGGCGCTCGCCGGGCTCGGCTACAAGGTGCAGCACCTTGATTGCCCGGACACCGAAGCGCTCCGTTACGGCAAGGAATTTGGCAACCGCGGGCAGTGCAATCCGACCTATTTCACGGTCGGCAATCTGCTGAAATACCTGCATTACCTGCGCGATGTGGAAGGAAAATCGAAAGAGGAAATCGTGCGCAACTACCTGTTCATCACCAGCGGTTCCTGCGGTCCCTGCCGCTTCGGCACCTATGTGACGGAATACCGGAAAGCGCTGCGCGACGCCGGGTTTGACGGGTTCCGCGTGCTCTTGTTCCAGCAGCAGAGCGGCCTGAAGCAGGCGACAGGCGACGATTCCGCCCTAAAGCTGGATATTTCGTTCTTCCTCAGCTTTTTAAAAGCGGTTCTCTTGGGCGATATTTTGAATGCGCTGGCATACCGCATCCGTCCTTACGAAGTGGCGGCAGGCGCCACCGATGCGGCGCTGGAGCGCTGCAAGCAGATGCTCTACGAGACACTGAAGCGGCGCAAACCGCTGTTCCCCACACTGCTTGCATGCCGCCGGGAACTGAGCCGGATCCAGGTCGACCGGACACAGGTCAAACCGAAAGTGAGCATCCTTGGCGAGTTCTGGGCGATGACGACGGAGGGAGACGGCAACTACCACCTGCAGCGTTTTCTCGAACAAGAAGGGGCAGAAGTGGACGTGCAGTCGCTGACGGCGTGGATTTTGTACTTGATTTGGGAGGGGCGTTACGATACCCAAAAGCGCCTGAAACTGCGCGGCGAAGATGGCGGACGGTACGGCTTGCAGGGCAAAAACCCGGTCCTGCGGCTGCGCATGCTGTGGCTGGCTGACCGCGTGCTGCGCGTCATGTTCCAGACGTATGCCCATGCGCTTGGCTTGAAAGATTACCACCTGCCGAACATGGAGGAGATCGCCCGCGTGGCCCATGCGCACTACAACAACCATTTGCGGGGCGGCGAAGGGCACATGGAAGTGGGCAAGCTGATCCTCAATGTGGTCAAACGGAAAGCGAACATGACCATCTCCGTCAAGCCGTTCGGCTGTATGCCCTCTTCCGGCGTATCGGATGGCGTGCAGTCGTTGATCACGGAAAAATATCCCGATGCCATCTTCCTGCCGATTGAAACGACGGGAGACGGGGCGATCAATGTGTACAGCCGTGTGCAGATGGCGCTGTTCAAGGCCAAGCAGGCTGCGCAGAAGGAATTTGCCGAAGCCTTAGCCGCCAAACGGCTGACCGCAGAACAGCTGAAACGATACGCCCACACCGGCGCGTTATCCCATCCGCTGCGGACGAGCCGCCATATCGCTGCCTGTACGGCCGCCAATTCCGTATCCAGCATCAAGCGGTTTTTCCCGTCCTTCTCCTTGCGGCGGGACAAAGCGCGGACGCAGGAAGTGTAA
- a CDS encoding BadF/BadG/BcrA/BcrD ATPase family protein: MQRGEKHPASLMIGIDVGSTTVKAVVVDPANNEILWSDYQRHHTRQAEKVLEFLLAIGNQFSTVPQDRIRMFVTGSGAGPIAEHIGAKFVQEVNAVTMAVEQLHPDVGSVIELGGQDAKIIIFKQNEETGDKQALTSMNDKCASGTGATIDKCMIKVGMPAEEVSRLHFDDSRLHHVAAKCGVFAETDIVNLVKSGIPAPEIMCSLADAIVMQNLSVLTRGNTLRHRVLLLGGPNTYLPFLQECWRKRIPQSWEERGYAYPRDVPLEELIFVPENSQYYAAFGAVMYGMHEPAEVGVYRGIEPLKSFIAHGRKAKLGEKAGPPLANDPAELEEFRRQYRIPRFTPAVFAPGQKVRAVIGLDGGSTSSKAVLVNEHGTILLKEYQLSKGNPLEDTKEMLRRIRDKVTAAGAELEIIGFGATGYAADVLEKTLRADVNIVETVAHMMSAVHQFGDVDVICDIGGQDIKVLFLKNGDIRNFRLSNQCSAGNGMLLQAMADQFGIPIEEYAETAFRAELSPKFSYGCAVFLDADRVNFQKEGYSKEELLAGLAMVLPKNVWQYVVQIPRMAELGRKFVLQGGTQYNLAAVKAQVDYIKERVPAAEVYVHPHPGEAGAIGAAMETLRVVKRRGYSTFLGLDAAINLTYVARNDETTRCTFCPNHCSRTFIDSLTPDGQVARYISGFSCEKGTVESKEAVIELTRQRQALKKHYPNLVEYEAQRMFQHFYAPEPLPEAGTPVEDVRVKRALFGLGGLRKTKYQRGFVRSRKEAAERRSKLRIGIPRVLSIWSTAPFWRTYFETLGIDKQNIVFSDYTSEEMWQEGGKYGSIDPCYPSKVAQAHVHNLLFKHHERKALDYIVFPCITHIPTHLQNVMDSASCPIVAGAPNVIKAAFTKEVDFFAARGVTYLDPAVTFTERHMLKRQLYLAFRDELQISEDESDFAVEQGWRALNLFDAEMQERGKAILEQVEAEHRLAILMIGRPYHSDPGLNHGVLEEFQVLGYPILSMRSIPKDEAWLRRFFRDDLESGRVEHALEVTDVWPENFSSNSVQKVWAAKFAARHPNVAVLDLSSFKCGHDAPTYGLIDAIISTAGTPYSALHDIDANKPSGSIKIRVKTYAHSLGLHEERLEDLARKKAELERRIEKKRKELLARTAGELPEQPPAGMDKQRA; encoded by the coding sequence ATGCAGCGTGGCGAAAAACATCCCGCTTCCCTGATGATCGGGATTGATGTCGGCTCGACGACGGTGAAAGCGGTCGTGGTCGATCCGGCGAACAACGAGATCCTCTGGTCCGACTATCAGCGGCACCACACCAGACAGGCGGAAAAAGTGCTGGAGTTTTTGCTGGCCATCGGCAATCAGTTCTCCACCGTTCCGCAGGACCGCATTCGCATGTTTGTCACCGGTTCCGGTGCCGGACCGATTGCCGAGCACATCGGCGCCAAATTTGTGCAAGAAGTGAATGCCGTGACGATGGCGGTGGAGCAATTGCACCCCGATGTGGGCAGTGTGATTGAACTGGGCGGTCAGGACGCCAAGATCATCATCTTTAAGCAAAATGAAGAGACGGGTGACAAACAGGCACTCACCTCGATGAACGACAAGTGTGCGTCCGGCACCGGCGCCACGATTGACAAATGCATGATTAAAGTGGGCATGCCGGCAGAGGAAGTGAGCCGGCTGCATTTCGACGATTCCCGGCTGCATCACGTGGCGGCAAAATGCGGCGTGTTTGCGGAGACGGACATCGTCAACTTGGTGAAAAGCGGGATTCCCGCACCCGAGATCATGTGTTCGCTGGCGGATGCAATCGTCATGCAGAACCTCTCCGTGCTCACCCGCGGCAACACGCTGCGGCACCGCGTGCTGCTGCTGGGCGGCCCCAACACGTACCTGCCCTTTCTGCAGGAGTGCTGGCGCAAGCGCATTCCGCAGTCATGGGAAGAGCGGGGGTACGCCTATCCGCGCGACGTGCCGCTGGAAGAACTGATTTTTGTGCCGGAAAACTCCCAGTATTACGCGGCGTTCGGCGCGGTGATGTACGGGATGCACGAGCCGGCCGAAGTGGGGGTCTACCGCGGCATCGAACCGTTAAAAAGCTTTATCGCCCACGGGCGAAAGGCGAAACTGGGCGAGAAAGCCGGCCCGCCGCTGGCAAACGATCCCGCGGAACTGGAAGAATTCCGCCGGCAGTACCGGATTCCCCGGTTTACCCCGGCCGTCTTTGCGCCGGGGCAGAAGGTAAGAGCGGTGATCGGCCTCGATGGCGGCTCCACCTCGTCCAAAGCGGTGCTTGTCAATGAACACGGCACCATTCTGCTGAAGGAGTATCAGCTGTCCAAAGGCAATCCGCTGGAAGACACCAAGGAAATGCTGCGGCGCATCCGCGACAAGGTGACGGCGGCGGGTGCGGAACTGGAGATCATCGGCTTTGGGGCGACGGGCTATGCGGCGGACGTCCTGGAAAAAACCCTGCGCGCCGATGTCAACATCGTGGAAACGGTCGCCCACATGATGAGCGCCGTGCACCAGTTTGGCGACGTCGACGTGATCTGCGATATCGGCGGTCAGGACATCAAGGTGCTCTTCTTGAAAAACGGCGATATCCGCAATTTCCGGCTGTCCAACCAGTGCTCGGCAGGCAACGGCATGCTGCTGCAGGCGATGGCCGACCAGTTCGGCATCCCGATTGAGGAATATGCGGAAACGGCGTTCAGAGCGGAGCTTTCGCCCAAGTTCTCCTACGGTTGCGCCGTTTTCCTGGACGCGGACCGGGTCAATTTCCAGAAGGAGGGCTATTCCAAGGAAGAGCTGCTGGCCGGGCTGGCCATGGTCCTGCCGAAAAACGTCTGGCAGTACGTGGTGCAAATCCCGCGGATGGCCGAGTTGGGGCGCAAGTTTGTGCTGCAGGGCGGGACGCAGTACAACCTCGCGGCGGTCAAGGCGCAGGTGGACTACATCAAGGAACGGGTTCCCGCTGCGGAAGTCTACGTGCACCCGCATCCGGGCGAGGCGGGTGCGATCGGCGCGGCGATGGAGACGCTGCGGGTGGTGAAGCGGCGAGGCTACTCCACCTTTTTGGGGTTGGACGCGGCGATCAACTTGACGTATGTGGCGCGCAACGATGAAACGACCCGCTGCACGTTTTGTCCCAACCACTGCAGCCGCACCTTCATCGACTCGCTCACCCCGGACGGGCAGGTGGCCCGCTACATCTCCGGCTTCAGCTGTGAAAAGGGCACGGTGGAAAGCAAGGAAGCGGTGATCGAGCTGACCCGGCAGCGGCAGGCGCTGAAAAAGCACTATCCCAATCTGGTGGAATACGAGGCGCAGCGCATGTTCCAGCATTTTTACGCTCCGGAGCCGCTGCCGGAAGCAGGTACGCCGGTCGAGGACGTCCGGGTGAAACGGGCGCTGTTCGGGCTGGGCGGGCTGCGCAAAACGAAGTACCAACGCGGTTTTGTCCGTTCCCGCAAGGAAGCGGCGGAGCGGCGCAGCAAGCTGCGGATCGGGATTCCGCGCGTGCTCAGCATCTGGTCGACGGCTCCCTTCTGGCGCACCTATTTTGAGACGCTGGGGATTGACAAGCAGAACATCGTGTTCAGCGACTACACCAGTGAAGAGATGTGGCAGGAGGGCGGCAAGTACGGCTCGATCGATCCCTGCTATCCGTCCAAGGTGGCGCAGGCGCACGTCCACAACCTGCTGTTCAAGCACCACGAGCGAAAAGCGCTCGACTACATCGTCTTTCCCTGTATCACCCATATTCCGACCCACTTGCAAAACGTGATGGACTCGGCCAGCTGTCCGATCGTGGCCGGAGCGCCCAACGTGATCAAGGCCGCCTTTACGAAAGAAGTCGATTTCTTTGCCGCAAGAGGGGTGACCTACCTCGATCCGGCGGTTACGTTCACGGAACGGCACATGCTGAAGCGGCAGCTGTACCTGGCGTTTCGCGACGAACTGCAGATCAGCGAAGATGAAAGCGATTTCGCGGTGGAGCAGGGCTGGCGCGCGCTCAACCTGTTTGACGCGGAGATGCAGGAGCGGGGAAAAGCGATTTTGGAACAGGTGGAGGCAGAACATCGCCTGGCGATCCTGATGATCGGGCGTCCCTATCATTCCGACCCCGGGTTGAACCACGGCGTGTTGGAAGAGTTTCAGGTGTTGGGCTATCCGATTCTCTCCATGCGCTCGATTCCCAAGGACGAAGCCTGGCTGCGCCGTTTCTTCCGCGACGATCTGGAGAGCGGGCGGGTGGAGCACGCGTTGGAAGTGACCGACGTGTGGCCGGAAAACTTCAGTTCCAACAGCGTGCAGAAGGTGTGGGCGGCCAAGTTCGCAGCCCGCCACCCCAACGTGGCCGTGTTGGACTTGTCCAGCTTCAAGTGCGGTCACGACGCCCCCACCTACGGGTTGATCGACGCGATCATCTCCACGGCGGGAACGCCGTACTCCGCCCTGCATGACATTGACGCGAACAAGCCGAGCGGCTCGATCAAAATCCGGGTCAAAACGTACGCGCACAGCCTGGGGCTGCACGAAGAACGGCTGGAGGATCTGGCCCGCAAAAAAGCGGAACTGGAGCGGCGCATCGAAAAGAAACGGAAGGAACTGTTGGCGCGGACCGCTGGCGAGCTTCCGGAACAGCCACCAGCGGGCATGGACAAACAACGAGCATAA
- a CDS encoding glycerophosphodiester phosphodiesterase, whose translation MKNPCVAHRGWSGAAPENTLAAIGVALDHPHIAMIEIDVHLSKDGVPVVIHDDTLERTTNGSGKVCEHTYDELRQLDAGSWFAAEYAMARIPSLEEVLVVCRGKKRLNLELKQAANRYQGLEEAVVQLIRRHGMQEQVVVTSFDQRSVKKVKQAAPELTVGPIIFGLPVLLQEQLAELGAGLLSLAYPYVSAELARDLAAQGVELIAWTLDDPDQMRAVAQMHETVQICTNHPDRWFAVAGLPAR comes from the coding sequence ATGAAAAATCCATGCGTCGCGCACCGCGGTTGGTCCGGCGCCGCTCCCGAAAACACCCTGGCGGCCATCGGCGTGGCCCTGGACCATCCGCACATCGCGATGATCGAGATCGATGTGCATCTGAGCAAAGACGGCGTACCGGTGGTGATTCACGATGACACCCTGGAACGGACGACGAACGGCTCGGGAAAGGTGTGCGAGCACACTTATGACGAGCTGCGCCAACTGGATGCGGGCAGCTGGTTTGCGGCCGAATACGCGATGGCGCGCATCCCTTCGCTGGAGGAAGTGCTGGTCGTCTGCCGCGGCAAAAAACGCCTGAACCTGGAGCTGAAACAGGCTGCCAACCGTTATCAAGGATTGGAGGAAGCAGTGGTCCAGCTGATCCGCCGGCACGGCATGCAGGAACAGGTGGTGGTCACCTCGTTTGATCAGCGGAGTGTGAAGAAGGTGAAACAGGCGGCGCCGGAGCTTACGGTCGGCCCGATTATCTTCGGGCTGCCGGTGCTCTTGCAAGAACAGCTGGCCGAGCTGGGCGCCGGCCTCCTGTCGCTCGCCTATCCGTACGTATCCGCTGAGCTGGCGCGGGACTTGGCGGCGCAGGGAGTGGAGCTGATCGCCTGGACCCTCGATGATCCGGACCAGATGCGCGCGGTAGCGCAGATGCACGAAACCGTCCAGATTTGCACCAATCATCCGGACCGCTGGTTCGCTGTCGCCGGGCTGCCGGCACGCTGA
- a CDS encoding ABC transporter substrate-binding protein, producing the protein MFRKANQSWIAVLFAAAALLSACGGQQSETSAAGGTQQTAASAPSEGPIEIDFWHALSGKNGEVLEELVNRFNSEQSEVKVNAAFQGDYYENHAKVMSSIAAGNQPDLTMVEIASIAAFAESGALEPLESYVNGSDGVELNDYIPGLLGNSYWKNTLYAMPFNRSTPLLYINRDMLKQAGLPEEGPKTWDELRSFAEKLSGGAGETQTWGFSTPIDIWFYEALVFQNGGSILSEDGKTVMFNQPRGVEPLRFWKEMIDAGIMKMPPGEKYNAWDVAKSDFINQKVAMIFTSTGDLNGLLEQAKFAVGTAFLPAKESYGAPTGGANLVILAKSSAEEKAAAWKFIKWLTSPENTAFFSKSTGYMPVRQSALELAEMKQLYAEKPQFEVAVQQLEHARARPMAPGYKELQEIIMAELQRAILGQATPEEALNTAAEKAQKLLQ; encoded by the coding sequence ATGTTTCGCAAAGCCAACCAATCCTGGATCGCGGTGCTCTTTGCGGCCGCCGCTCTGCTGAGCGCCTGCGGCGGCCAGCAGAGCGAGACGTCCGCCGCCGGCGGAACCCAGCAAACAGCAGCTTCCGCGCCAAGCGAAGGACCGATTGAGATCGACTTCTGGCACGCGCTCAGCGGAAAAAACGGCGAAGTGCTGGAGGAGCTTGTCAACAGGTTTAACAGCGAGCAGAGCGAAGTAAAGGTAAACGCCGCGTTTCAGGGCGATTACTACGAAAACCACGCGAAAGTAATGTCGTCGATCGCCGCCGGCAACCAGCCGGACCTGACGATGGTGGAGATCGCTTCGATCGCGGCATTTGCCGAAAGCGGCGCCCTGGAGCCGCTGGAATCGTATGTCAACGGCAGCGACGGGGTTGAGCTGAACGACTACATCCCCGGTTTGCTGGGCAACTCGTACTGGAAAAACACGCTTTATGCGATGCCCTTCAACCGTTCGACGCCCCTGTTGTACATCAACCGCGACATGCTGAAACAGGCGGGACTGCCCGAAGAAGGGCCGAAAACCTGGGATGAGCTGCGTTCGTTCGCGGAGAAGTTGAGCGGCGGTGCCGGCGAAACCCAGACCTGGGGCTTCTCCACGCCGATCGACATCTGGTTTTACGAGGCGCTCGTCTTCCAGAACGGCGGCAGCATTCTCAGCGAGGACGGCAAGACGGTGATGTTTAACCAACCGCGGGGCGTCGAGCCGCTCCGCTTTTGGAAAGAGATGATCGACGCCGGGATCATGAAGATGCCGCCGGGGGAAAAGTACAACGCTTGGGATGTGGCCAAGAGCGACTTTATCAACCAGAAAGTAGCGATGATCTTTACGTCCACCGGCGATTTGAACGGCTTGCTCGAACAGGCCAAGTTTGCCGTCGGAACGGCGTTTCTGCCGGCCAAAGAAAGCTACGGCGCGCCGACCGGCGGGGCCAACCTGGTGATTCTCGCCAAATCCAGCGCGGAAGAAAAGGCGGCGGCCTGGAAGTTCATCAAGTGGCTGACCAGTCCGGAAAACACGGCGTTCTTCAGCAAAAGCACGGGGTATATGCCCGTTCGCCAGTCCGCGCTCGAGCTCGCCGAAATGAAGCAGCTGTACGCGGAAAAACCGCAGTTTGAAGTGGCCGTCCAGCAGCTGGAGCATGCGCGGGCGCGGCCGATGGCACCGGGGTACAAGGAACTGCAGGAAATCATCATGGCGGAACTGCAGCGGGCGATTTTGGGGCAGGCGACGCCGGAGGAAGCGCTGAATACAGCCGCGGAAAAGGCGCAGAAACTGCTGCAGTAA